Below is a window of Acidobacteriota bacterium DNA.
AGGATCTGATTCGCATGACTCCCCAGAAATATGACGCGGAAGCGATGCAGGCTTTGCTCATCCAAGTGCGGCGAGATGCGGTGGGCAGCAACCGCGTGCCGTTGCTCGAACCCGGAGTCGTGAACCTGTCTGCCAGCGATGTGGATCAGTTGGCTTCTACATTGCACCACAAGATCACCCAGAACAAAGTATTCCTGACATAGGGCCCTTTTTCCGAAATTGTGATCTTGTTCTTGCGAAGAGGGCTGCCGGGATGCAAAGTCCACAACCCGCAGATTGTCTCCGGTGTAAAATCGAAGTTCAACCATGAAGGCAGGTCTCTGCAACAAAATGCCCTGATCTTCATCTAATTATCCGTACATCCCGGGATCCCAAAGACTGAAGAGGGGGACTTGATGGCCGTAAGCGATCAGGCTGTAGCCACCGATGCAAAGCTCGATCAGCTCAGTATCAATACCATCCGGACACTTTCGATGGACGGCGTGCAGAAGGCGAACTCGGGACATCCCGGGACGCCGATGGCGCTCGCTCCAGTCGCCTATACCCTCTGGCAACAGTTCCTTCGCTATGACCCGGAAGATCCGCTTTGGCCTAATCGCGACCGTTTCGTGCTATCGAATGGACATGCCTCGATGCTGCTGTACTCGATGCTGCATCTAGCGGGCGTTCGGTCCGTAAACAAGAAAGGCGAAGTCCTGCCCGACTTGTCGATTTCCCTGGATGATCTGAAACAGTTTCGCCAGATCGGCAGCAAGACTCCTGGACATCCTGAATACGGCTTTGCCACTGGCGTGGAAACGACTACAGGCCCCCTGGGCCAGGGCGTTGCGACCAGCGTCGGGATGGCGATCGCGGGCCGGTGGCTGGGCGCGAACTACAATCGTCCTGGATTCGACCTCTTCAACTACAACGTCTGGGTATTCTGCGGCGACGGCGACCTCATGGAGGGTGTCTCCTCCGAGGCAGCATCCGTTGCCGGTCACTTGAAGCTCTCCAACCTGTGTTGGGTGTACGACAACAACCAGATTACGATCGAAGGAAACACTGATCTCGCGTTCAGCGAGGATGTGACTGGACGGTTCAGGAGTTATGGATGGGATGTAACCCACGTTACCGATGCCAACGATCTCGGACAACTTGCGAAAGCTTTCCAGCACGCGACCGGCGTGCAGGATCGGCCGCAGTTGATTATTGTCGACAGCCATATTGGTTTTGGATCTCCCCACCGGCAGGACACGAAAGAAGCGCACGGCGAAGCCCTCGGCGACGAAGAAGTGAAGTTGACCAAGCGCGCCTATGGCTGGCCCGAAGACGCACAATTCCTGGTTCCGGATGGAGTCCGCGAGTGTTTCCGCGACGGCATCGGCAAGCGCGGCAAACACCTGCGCGATCAGTGGACCACGATGTACAACAAATACGGCGAGCAGTTCCCCGACCTCTCTAACCAACTCAGCCAAATGCAGCAGCACCAACTTCCGAGCGGCTGGGACAAGGATCTGCCAAGTTTTCCCGCGGACGCCAAGGGAACAGCAAGCCGCGAGTCTTCGTCCAAAGTTCTGAATGCGCTGGCGAAGAATATTCCGTGGCTGATGGGTGGCGCGGCGGATCTGTATCCGAGCACGAAGACTCGCCTGACGTTCGACGGTGCCGGGGATTTTGAAGCGGGCAAATATCAGGGCCGCAATTTCCACTTTGGTATTCGCGAACACGGGATGGGCGCAATCGTGAACGGCATGACGCTCTGCAATGTCCGCGCTTACGGTTCCACGTTTTTCATTTTCACCGACTACATGAAGCCGGCGATGCGGCTCTCCGCTCTGATGGAGATACCGGCGATCTGGATTTTCACGCACGATTCCATCGGCCTCGGCGAAGATGGTCCGACCCACCAATCGATCGAGCAACTGATCGCCTTGCGGGCAGTTCCGGACATGACTGTTCTGAGGCCGGGCGACGCCAACGAAGTAGTGGAAGCGTACAAGGTGATCATGAAGCTGCAGCACAGGCCAGCGGTTCTCGTGTTGAGCCGGCAGAATCTGCCCACTCTCGACCGCACGAAGTACGCCTCCGCGGCAGGCGTGGCCAAAGGCGCGTACGTTGTCGCTGACGCCGAAGGCGGCAAGCCGCAAGTCATCCTGATCGGCACCGGCAGCGAGTTGAGCCTGTGCGTTGACGCTTACGAAAAGTTGAAACAGGAAGGCATCAAGGCTCGAGTGGTCAGCATGCCTTCATGGGACATCTTCGATCGCCAGGAACAGAGCTACCGCGATCAAGTGCTTCCGCCGGATGTCACGGCGCGGCTGGCTGTCGAAGCCGGTTCGGCGCTTGGGTGGTCGCAGTATGTCGGCACCAAGGGCCGGGTGATCGGGATGCACACTTTCGGCGCTTCGGCTCCCCTGAAGGACGTCATGAAGAAATTCGGCTTCACGGTCGATAACGTACTGCAGAATGCGCGCGAACTGGTTGCAAAGTAACGAATCTGTAACGTCCATCGGCGAATCTGGTCGGGACATGAGTAGTCGTGAGGAGAGGTCATGAATCCTGTTGGAACTTTGGAAACGAGCAAAGCCGTCAACCCGTTGAAACAGCTGCAGGGGCTCGGCCAGTCGATCTGGCTGGACTACATCCGCCGCGATCTGATGACCGGCGGCGAACTCAAGCGCCTGATTGACGAAGATGGGCTCGCAGGCATGACCTCGAATCCGGCGATTTTTGAAAAGGCCATTGTCGGCAGCACGCTCTACCAGGATTTTCTCGACTCGCTTGCGAATCGCACCGACCTCGACGCCAAGGGTCGCTACGAACTGCTCGCTCTCCGCGACATTCAGGACGCCGCTGACTTTCTGCGGCCGGTATACCAAAGCACGAAACGCCGGGATGGCTACGTCAGCCTGGAAGTTTCTCCGTACCTGGCCAACGACACGCAAGGGACGATCGAAGAAGCGCGCCGTCTGTGGCGAGCGGTTGCCCGAGAGAACGTGATGATCAAGATTCCCGCCACACCCGCGGGGATTCTTGCCATTCGCCAGATGCTGAGCGAGGGCATCAACATTAATATCACTCTGCTCTTTGCCCAGAGCGTGTATGAGGAAGTCGCGCAGACGTATGTCGATGCGCTGGAAATCTATTCGGCCGGCGGCGGCGATGTCAGCAGAGTAGCCAGCGTGGCCAGCTTCTTTATCAGCCGCATTGATTCGCTGGTGGACTCGCTGCTCAACGAACAAATCAAGAAAGAAACCGATCCCGCGCGGAAAGCCAAGCTGCAAGGGATCCTCGGCAAGGTCGCAATCGCGAACGCCAAGCTGACCTACGAGGCCTACCAGAAGATCTTCTCCACTCCACGCTGGAAAGCACTCGCTGCCAAGGGAGGCCAGACACAGCGCGTATTGTGGGCAAGCACAAGCACCAAGAACCCGGCATATCGCGATGTCATGTACATCGAAGAACTGATTGGGCCGGACACAGTAAACACCGTGCCTCCCGCGACGCTCGACGCATTTCGAGATCACGGCAAAGTGCGTTTGAGCTTGACCGAGAATATTCCGGCAGCGCGCCAAACCATGGCCGATCTGGCTGCAGTCGGCATTTCAATGAAAGAAGTCACGGAAAAGCTCATCACGGACGCTGTAAAGCTTTTCGCCGACCCCTTCAAGCTTTTACTTGACGCAGTCGAGAAGAACAGCAAGGGCGGTGGGGCGAAGACCAACGCTCAGACCGCTACACTGCCCGCCGACCTTGACGGTGCCGTAAAAAAAAACCTTAGCGACTGGCAATCCGGCAACAAAGTAAAGCGTCTGTGGGATCACGACCAGACACTCTGGACGGGCGAAGACGAAGCAGCCTGGCTGGGATGGCTCGACATCACTGAGCAACAACTGGCCAATGTCGGCAAGTTGAAAGAACTCGGCGCCGAAATCAAGAGCGGCGGCTTCCGTGACATTCTCCTTCTCGGCATGGGCGGATCCAGCCTCTGTCCGGAGGTCCTGGCGCTTACATTCGGCCAGCAGCCTGGTTTTCCGAAGCTTCACGTCCTCGATTCCGTTGATCCGGCGCAGATCCGGCACACCGAAGCCAAGATCGATCTGGCCAAGACTCTCTTCATAGTCTCCAGTAAATCGGGTAGCACGCTCGAACCGAACATCTACAAGCAGTATTTCTTCGAACGCGTGAAGCAGGTACTGGGTGCGGACAAGGCAGGAGACCGCTTCATCGCGATCACCGATCCAGGGTCGAAAATGCAGCAGGTCGCGGAGCGCGACCGCTTCCGTCACATCTTCTACGGGCTTCCTACGATCGGCGGCCGCTATTCGGCTCTTTCGAACTTCGGCATGGTGCCAGCCGCTGCGATGGGACTTGATACGGAGAAGTTCCTCAATCGCACCGAGCAGATGGTTAAGGCTTGCAAGGCAAACGTTCCTGTCGCAGAAAATCCCGGAGTGGTGCTGGGCCTGATTCTGGGCACGGCCGCGAAGATGGGACGCGACAAGATCACGGTTATCACGTCGCCCGGTATTTTCGATCTCGGCGCTTGGCTCGAGCAATTGATTGCGGAGTCAACCGGCAAACTAGGCAAGGGCATCATCCCAGTGGATCGCGAAGCACTGGCTGCACCGGCGGTGTATGGCAAAGACCGTATCTTCGCCTACGTTCGACTGGAAACTGCGCCGGACGCGGCCCAGGACGCCAAGGTCGCCGCACTGGAAAAAGCAGGGCATCCCGTCGTTCACATCACCATGACCGACACCTATAACCTTGGCCAGGAATTCTTCCGCTGGGAAATTGCGACCGCCGTTGCCGGATCAATCCTCGGCATCAATGCGTTCAACCAGCCCGACGTCGAAGCCAGCAAGATCGAGACCAAGAAACTGACCACGCAATATGAGACGAGCGGTTCACTTCCAACCGAAACGCCAATCCTCGAAGACGCCGGCTTCAAACTCTTCACTGATCAAAAGAATGCGGATGCGTTGGCAATCGCAACTGGCTCTGACAAGTCAGTGAAGAATTATCTGAAAGCGCACCTGGCTCGCCTGGGCGCGGGCGATTATTTCGCGGTACTCGGCTACGTAGAGATGAATGCGGAGCACGAGGCGATACTGCAGGAACTACGAACGGCCGTCCGCGACCGCAAGCGCGTGGCGACTTGTTTGGGCTTTGGACCACGTTTTCTGCACTCGACGGGTCAGGCATACAAAGGCGGCCCAAACAGCGGAGTCGTACTGCAGATCACATGTGATGATGCCCAGGATTTGCAGGTGCCCGGACAGAAATTCACATTCGGTATTGTGAAAGCGGCACAGGCTCGCGGCGACTTTGCCGTGCTTGCTGAGCGCAATCGGAGAGCGCTGCGGATCCATCTCGGTCCGGATGTGAAAACAGGGCTCAGCAAGTTGGCGGAGTTAGTAAAACAAGTTCT
It encodes the following:
- the tkt gene encoding transketolase, whose protein sequence is MAVSDQAVATDAKLDQLSINTIRTLSMDGVQKANSGHPGTPMALAPVAYTLWQQFLRYDPEDPLWPNRDRFVLSNGHASMLLYSMLHLAGVRSVNKKGEVLPDLSISLDDLKQFRQIGSKTPGHPEYGFATGVETTTGPLGQGVATSVGMAIAGRWLGANYNRPGFDLFNYNVWVFCGDGDLMEGVSSEAASVAGHLKLSNLCWVYDNNQITIEGNTDLAFSEDVTGRFRSYGWDVTHVTDANDLGQLAKAFQHATGVQDRPQLIIVDSHIGFGSPHRQDTKEAHGEALGDEEVKLTKRAYGWPEDAQFLVPDGVRECFRDGIGKRGKHLRDQWTTMYNKYGEQFPDLSNQLSQMQQHQLPSGWDKDLPSFPADAKGTASRESSSKVLNALAKNIPWLMGGAADLYPSTKTRLTFDGAGDFEAGKYQGRNFHFGIREHGMGAIVNGMTLCNVRAYGSTFFIFTDYMKPAMRLSALMEIPAIWIFTHDSIGLGEDGPTHQSIEQLIALRAVPDMTVLRPGDANEVVEAYKVIMKLQHRPAVLVLSRQNLPTLDRTKYASAAGVAKGAYVVADAEGGKPQVILIGTGSELSLCVDAYEKLKQEGIKARVVSMPSWDIFDRQEQSYRDQVLPPDVTARLAVEAGSALGWSQYVGTKGRVIGMHTFGASAPLKDVMKKFGFTVDNVLQNARELVAK
- a CDS encoding bifunctional transaldolase/phosoglucose isomerase, with the protein product MNPVGTLETSKAVNPLKQLQGLGQSIWLDYIRRDLMTGGELKRLIDEDGLAGMTSNPAIFEKAIVGSTLYQDFLDSLANRTDLDAKGRYELLALRDIQDAADFLRPVYQSTKRRDGYVSLEVSPYLANDTQGTIEEARRLWRAVARENVMIKIPATPAGILAIRQMLSEGININITLLFAQSVYEEVAQTYVDALEIYSAGGGDVSRVASVASFFISRIDSLVDSLLNEQIKKETDPARKAKLQGILGKVAIANAKLTYEAYQKIFSTPRWKALAAKGGQTQRVLWASTSTKNPAYRDVMYIEELIGPDTVNTVPPATLDAFRDHGKVRLSLTENIPAARQTMADLAAVGISMKEVTEKLITDAVKLFADPFKLLLDAVEKNSKGGGAKTNAQTATLPADLDGAVKKNLSDWQSGNKVKRLWDHDQTLWTGEDEAAWLGWLDITEQQLANVGKLKELGAEIKSGGFRDILLLGMGGSSLCPEVLALTFGQQPGFPKLHVLDSVDPAQIRHTEAKIDLAKTLFIVSSKSGSTLEPNIYKQYFFERVKQVLGADKAGDRFIAITDPGSKMQQVAERDRFRHIFYGLPTIGGRYSALSNFGMVPAAAMGLDTEKFLNRTEQMVKACKANVPVAENPGVVLGLILGTAAKMGRDKITVITSPGIFDLGAWLEQLIAESTGKLGKGIIPVDREALAAPAVYGKDRIFAYVRLETAPDAAQDAKVAALEKAGHPVVHITMTDTYNLGQEFFRWEIATAVAGSILGINAFNQPDVEASKIETKKLTTQYETSGSLPTETPILEDAGFKLFTDQKNADALAIATGSDKSVKNYLKAHLARLGAGDYFAVLGYVEMNAEHEAILQELRTAVRDRKRVATCLGFGPRFLHSTGQAYKGGPNSGVVLQITCDDAQDLQVPGQKFTFGIVKAAQARGDFAVLAERNRRALRIHLGPDVKTGLSKLAELVKQVLA